The Candidatus Stygibacter australis genome includes a region encoding these proteins:
- a CDS encoding LamG-like jellyroll fold domain-containing protein yields the protein MKNIVLLILFLLFSSFMYSQSIIWAETFETDPGTWTFDDNWSIANDMLILSGEPEITSYDLSATSPVIPLPQNVSECIVTQYLQENSAVDEMGEISIIYNGSEDVIWSWNLTQGNWGVIGGEELTLSIEDYIGEEVQLRFRSYGSSSANYDFWNIFNLAISAIDLPPTNFTAVLVDNDVIMDWEPPSEQTNLIGYNVYNNEEVINADIVTDLFFTDENIAFGIYSYHVTAVYEGGFESISSNQVTIVYIDTENDNALYFDGIDDEVVVSSDPALNPTSTITVEAWVKLNSLTDIPTIIGNEDWSNSEAGYILRIDNYVDLNTPQFQIGTNNNWLSASAPAGSIPLDTWTHVAGTFDGSAIRIFINGVEEGSTPYDGSIIPSNIDIRIGSHWDSYVDRHWNGVIDEVRLWNVAHSEEEIFGDMTIPLTGVEPGLVALWRFESGSGNEAIDFTGNGHTGLINGAEWTEGYPMIIPNGTVEGTIINSETLAFVENAIITLDTCQAITDVHGEFVIDIFPGEYQLTCEHEDYLFYTYSEDIIVLPNETLELEIELIPINGAVTGTVIDSQTMTPVENALITMGTYLAMTDIQGNFSLDILQGEYQLTCEHEDYQLFTYPEIINVIANETVNVDIELIPLNGTLTGTVINSETMIPVENAIIALDTLQAITDIQGDFSLDILPGIYQLTCEHEDYLFYTYPEDIVILPNETLGLDIELTPSTGIEDGTLTLVTELKGNYPNPFNPTTIIEYTIDEPGKVSIRIYNTRGQLVKTLVNETKNADYYSETWNGKDNNNNDVPSGIYFYKLDTKNYSSIKKMILMK from the coding sequence ATGAAAAATATAGTGTTATTGATTTTGTTTCTACTTTTTTCCTCATTTATGTATTCTCAATCAATAATTTGGGCAGAAACCTTTGAAACTGATCCGGGAACCTGGACTTTTGATGATAATTGGAGTATTGCAAATGATATGCTTATATTATCCGGTGAACCTGAAATTACATCTTACGATCTTTCAGCAACTTCACCAGTGATACCTTTACCTCAAAATGTTTCTGAATGCATTGTCACTCAATATCTTCAGGAAAACAGCGCTGTTGATGAGATGGGAGAGATCAGCATTATTTATAATGGTTCAGAGGACGTTATTTGGAGCTGGAACCTGACACAGGGAAATTGGGGTGTTATAGGTGGAGAAGAGCTTACGCTTTCTATAGAGGATTATATTGGGGAAGAAGTTCAATTAAGATTTCGGAGTTATGGCTCATCTTCAGCCAATTATGATTTCTGGAATATCTTTAATCTTGCCATCTCTGCTATCGATCTACCTCCAACTAATTTCACGGCTGTTTTGGTTGACAATGATGTGATTATGGATTGGGAACCACCATCAGAACAAACTAACCTTATCGGTTATAATGTCTATAATAATGAAGAAGTGATCAATGCAGATATTGTTACTGATTTATTTTTCACTGATGAAAACATCGCCTTCGGAATTTATTCATATCATGTTACTGCAGTCTATGAAGGTGGTTTTGAGAGCATATCTTCAAACCAGGTAACAATTGTCTATATCGATACTGAGAATGACAATGCCCTTTATTTCGATGGAATTGATGATGAAGTGGTGGTGTCTTCTGATCCTGCTCTTAATCCCACATCTACAATAACTGTGGAAGCATGGGTAAAGCTGAATTCTTTAACCGATATACCAACAATAATTGGAAACGAAGATTGGTCAAATAGTGAAGCAGGTTATATTTTGAGAATAGATAACTATGTTGATTTAAATACTCCTCAATTCCAGATCGGCACAAATAACAACTGGCTAAGCGCAAGTGCTCCAGCAGGTTCAATACCATTAGATACATGGACACATGTTGCAGGAACTTTCGATGGATCAGCAATTAGAATTTTCATAAACGGTGTTGAGGAGGGTTCCACACCTTATGACGGCTCGATTATCCCGTCAAATATAGATATAAGAATTGGCTCTCACTGGGATAGCTATGTTGACAGGCATTGGAATGGCGTCATTGATGAAGTGCGCCTGTGGAATGTTGCTCATTCAGAGGAAGAGATTTTTGGCGATATGACAATTCCTTTAACTGGAGTGGAACCGGGATTAGTTGCCTTATGGAGATTTGAATCTGGAAGCGGAAATGAGGCAATTGACTTTACTGGAAATGGTCATACAGGATTGATCAATGGGGCGGAATGGACAGAAGGTTATCCGATGATCATTCCAAATGGAACTGTTGAAGGTACCATAATCAATAGCGAAACATTGGCTTTTGTGGAAAATGCAATAATTACACTGGACACATGCCAGGCAATAACGGATGTTCATGGAGAATTTGTGATCGATATCTTTCCTGGAGAATATCAATTGACCTGTGAACACGAAGATTACCTGTTCTATACATATTCCGAAGATATTATCGTATTACCAAATGAAACACTGGAACTCGAAATTGAGCTGATCCCGATTAACGGAGCTGTTACAGGAACCGTGATTGACAGCCAGACAATGACACCTGTGGAAAATGCGTTAATTACCATGGGTACATATCTGGCAATGACAGATATTCAGGGAAACTTTTCACTCGATATCCTTCAGGGAGAATATCAGTTGACTTGTGAACATGAAGACTATCAACTCTTTACATATCCCGAAATTATCAATGTCATAGCAAATGAAACGGTAAATGTCGATATTGAGCTGATCCCCTTAAACGGAACACTTACGGGAACAGTGATCAATAGCGAAACAATGATCCCCGTGGAAAATGCGATAATTGCACTAGACACCCTACAGGCGATAACAGATATTCAAGGGGATTTTTCCCTCGATATCCTTCCGGGAATATACCAATTGACTTGTGAACACGAAGATTATCTGTTCTATACTTATCCCGAAGATATTGTAATATTGCCAAATGAAACATTAGGTCTCGATATTGAACTTACCCCGAGTACTGGAATTGAGGATGGAACCCTGACTCTGGTTACTGAATTGAAAGGTAATTACCCAAATCCGTTCAATCCAACAACGATCATCGAATACACTATCGATGAACCGGGAAAAGTAAGCATAAGGATATATAACACAAGGGGACAATTGGTAAAAACTCTGGTCAATGAAACAAAAAATGCCGATTATTACTCCGAGACCTGGAATGGAAAGGATAATAACAACAACGATGTTCCCAGCGGAATATATTTCTATAAACTAGATACAAAAAATTATTCTTCTATCAAGAAGATGATATTGATGAAATAG
- a CDS encoding S41 family peptidase, giving the protein MTKILNDVLTIDADTRAEVVNKVAEIMRDIFVFPESGVEMSDFVSKKLAGGEYDEFGEIKPFCSKLTEDLRSICHDKHLFVFYNPEEAVEVRAAKNLLSEAETAKVKAMYKVWYERQNYGFQKVEILKGNIGYLKLDTFPGIRGADTCISAMGFLENTNAIIIDLRDNGGGEGFDGLLSSYFFTAEKVLLGSAKYRDPALNTESWTLPYVPGKRLPEIDLYILTSSRTFSAAEGFTYDLQQLKRAVVVGETTKGGAHPIDVLIVKGDILTQVPIGCSYNPISKKNWEKSGVIPDIVTSDDAALKTAHITALEKVIGKIGDEEYKKQLSKVLEGLKV; this is encoded by the coding sequence ATGACAAAGATTTTGAATGATGTTTTGACAATTGATGCTGATACTAGGGCTGAGGTTGTAAATAAAGTTGCGGAGATAATGCGGGATATATTTGTATTTCCGGAAAGTGGTGTGGAGATGAGTGATTTTGTTTCAAAGAAGCTTGCTGGTGGTGAATATGATGAGTTTGGTGAGATCAAGCCATTTTGCTCCAAACTAACAGAAGATCTGCGATCAATTTGTCATGACAAGCATCTCTTTGTGTTTTACAATCCGGAAGAAGCTGTTGAAGTACGGGCAGCTAAAAACCTGCTTTCAGAAGCAGAAACTGCCAAAGTGAAAGCTATGTACAAGGTCTGGTATGAAAGGCAGAATTACGGATTCCAGAAAGTTGAGATTTTGAAGGGTAATATAGGTTATCTTAAGCTCGATACTTTCCCGGGAATTAGGGGTGCTGATACCTGTATAAGTGCAATGGGTTTTCTGGAAAATACAAATGCGATAATTATTGATCTGCGTGATAATGGTGGTGGAGAAGGATTTGATGGGCTACTTTCGAGTTATTTTTTTACTGCGGAAAAGGTTCTGCTGGGATCGGCAAAATATCGTGATCCTGCTCTAAACACAGAAAGCTGGACATTGCCTTATGTCCCCGGAAAGCGTCTGCCAGAGATCGATCTTTATATTCTGACAAGTTCACGGACATTTTCCGCTGCGGAAGGATTTACTTATGACCTTCAGCAATTAAAACGGGCAGTTGTGGTGGGTGAAACCACAAAAGGTGGAGCACATCCCATTGATGTACTGATAGTTAAAGGTGATATTTTGACACAGGTTCCGATAGGTTGCTCATATAATCCGATATCTAAAAAGAACTGGGAAAAAAGCGGAGTGATACCGGATATTGTTACGAGTGATGATGCTGCATTGAAAACTGCTCATATTACTGCTTTGGAGAAGGTGATTGGGAAGATTGGGGATGAGGAATATAAGAAGCAACTTAGTAAGGTTTTGGAGGGTTTGAAAGTTTAA